A stretch of the Acidilobus sp. 7A genome encodes the following:
- a CDS encoding inosine/xanthosine triphosphatase: MTCPSAAVGSSNPVKLEGVREAYELIYSCARVTPVAVSGLPPQPVGLEETRRLAMLRASLASRGADHGVGVESGLFSVSGSWYVITFTCVVAGSSSACGASPAFEVPEEVAREAMSSELDEAVGRRYGLKDIGSAQGIIGLMTEGKVIRRDLVRWATLMALAGLRGLPRLTSPSGKP, translated from the coding sequence TTGACGTGCCCAAGCGCCGCGGTGGGGAGCTCCAACCCGGTTAAGCTGGAGGGCGTCAGGGAGGCCTACGAACTCATCTACAGCTGCGCCAGGGTTACGCCTGTGGCCGTGAGCGGCCTGCCGCCCCAGCCAGTTGGGCTCGAGGAGACGAGGAGGCTTGCTATGCTGAGGGCCTCGCTGGCGTCGAGGGGCGCTGATCACGGCGTCGGCGTGGAGTCGGGTCTCTTCAGCGTCTCAGGCTCCTGGTATGTCATAACGTTCACCTGCGTGGTTGCCGGCAGCTCCAGCGCCTGCGGCGCCTCCCCCGCCTTCGAGGTGCCAGAGGAGGTCGCCAGGGAGGCCATGAGCTCTGAGCTGGACGAGGCCGTGGGAAGGAGGTACGGCCTCAAGGACATAGGGTCGGCTCAGGGCATAATAGGCCTCATGACCGAGGGCAAGGTGATCAGGAGGGACCTGGTCAGGTGGGCCACCCTTATGGCCCTGGCGGGCCTGAGGGGCCTCCCCCGGCTCACGAGCCCCTCTGGGAAGCCATGA
- a CDS encoding radical SAM protein, which produces MGHLLAGIRLIFNNPVTRASLRLASRTVKVKYADGTEKEAPLIYHSLSAFVGEQIVECPLTARFLIPIINKSIEVGIKALHGDVESAKKSISDPAIRRGVALVMKGLGLYGVTVPQKMPAPFLIVWNFTNMCNLKCIHCYQRAGAPTPDELTLEEKLRVVDELDRAGVASVALSGGEPTIHPHFHRIVRELSSRGIHTAVATNGWLFADINELAKAKEEGLRYVEVSIDSADPKVHDKFRGVPGSWERAVKALENAVKLGMDHGMAVTITKMNIGEVKNLLDLAEEIGVKRVIFFNFVPTGRGLENAWLDLDPVEREKFLREIYLEMKKRPGLQIVSTAPQYGRVALQVSGGQEVAPTHFAVSGDPIVKAVAEFVGGCGAGRIYAAIQPNGDVSPCVFLPAVVGNLRKQSFWDIWTKSPLFEQLRNRDNLKGYCRVCPYRNICGGCRARAYGYYGDPLAPDPGCIYNLKDWQELTSKAPKVKLVTQQAGQAEGVAKS; this is translated from the coding sequence ATAGGCCACCTGCTGGCGGGCATAAGGCTCATCTTTAACAACCCCGTCACAAGGGCGTCGCTGAGGCTCGCCTCAAGGACAGTTAAGGTTAAGTATGCTGACGGCACGGAGAAGGAGGCGCCGCTCATATATCATTCACTGAGCGCCTTCGTCGGCGAGCAGATAGTCGAGTGCCCGCTCACGGCCAGGTTCCTCATACCGATAATTAACAAGTCCATAGAGGTCGGCATAAAGGCGCTTCACGGTGACGTCGAGTCCGCCAAGAAGTCCATAAGCGACCCAGCGATAAGGAGGGGGGTAGCGCTCGTAATGAAGGGCCTTGGCCTCTACGGCGTCACCGTGCCGCAGAAGATGCCAGCCCCCTTCCTGATAGTCTGGAACTTCACAAACATGTGCAACCTGAAGTGCATACACTGCTACCAGAGGGCTGGAGCCCCGACCCCTGACGAGCTGACCCTGGAGGAGAAGCTGAGGGTCGTTGACGAGCTCGACAGGGCGGGCGTGGCCTCCGTGGCCTTAAGCGGCGGCGAGCCTACTATACACCCCCACTTCCACAGGATAGTGAGGGAGCTGTCATCAAGGGGCATACACACCGCCGTCGCGACCAACGGCTGGCTCTTCGCTGACATAAACGAGCTGGCCAAGGCTAAGGAGGAGGGGCTGAGGTACGTCGAGGTCTCGATAGACAGCGCCGACCCCAAGGTCCACGACAAGTTCAGGGGCGTGCCCGGCTCATGGGAGAGGGCCGTAAAGGCGCTTGAGAACGCGGTCAAGCTGGGCATGGACCACGGCATGGCAGTCACAATAACGAAGATGAACATAGGTGAGGTCAAGAACCTGCTCGACCTTGCTGAGGAGATAGGGGTCAAGAGGGTGATATTCTTCAACTTCGTTCCAACGGGCAGGGGCCTTGAGAACGCGTGGCTTGACCTGGACCCTGTTGAGAGGGAGAAGTTCCTGAGGGAGATCTACCTCGAGATGAAGAAGAGGCCTGGGCTCCAGATAGTTAGCACTGCCCCCCAGTACGGCAGGGTGGCCCTCCAGGTCAGCGGCGGCCAGGAGGTGGCGCCGACTCACTTCGCGGTGAGCGGAGACCCAATAGTTAAGGCCGTGGCTGAGTTCGTGGGCGGCTGCGGCGCCGGCAGGATATACGCTGCGATACAGCCCAACGGGGACGTGTCGCCGTGCGTCTTCCTGCCCGCCGTGGTGGGTAACCTGAGGAAGCAGAGCTTCTGGGACATATGGACCAAGAGCCCGCTCTTTGAGCAGCTTAGGAACAGGGACAACCTCAAGGGCTACTGCAGGGTCTGCCCATACAGGAACATATGCGGCGGCTGCAGGGCCAGGGCCTACGGCTACTACGGCGACCCGCTGGCCCCGGACCCAGGGTGCATATACAACCTCAAGGACTGGCAGGAGCTGACCTCCAAGGCGCCCAAGGTGAAGCTGGTGACGCAGCAGGCGGGCCAGGCCGAGGGGGTCGCCAAGAGCTAG
- a CDS encoding radical SAM protein has protein sequence MLALPPDVHNLEIYKVTGMRAPPLGLAYIASVLEQAGHKVKIVDSPTRRLDLKSWMAEVKSFDPDIVGVSMMTPLAPKGYLAAKELRREMPDVTLVAGGTHATYMYDEALDAGYDFVVRGEGEFTMLELTDTLEKRGRDYEALKAIKGLVFREQGRTVVTPDRPFIEDLDKLPWPDRELLDMDKYTLFDKPIRIAHVMASRGCPYGCMYCITSYYWGRRYRYRSAKGVADEIEYLVNKYGTKQIVFTDDEFTANWKFVRDFVNEIRTRGLDIKFSCGARVDHMSKDIMKLLYDNGCNALYFGVESASQETLNRIGKKITLEQARRVFQWKKELKGFATGSFILGFPWETVDDMKQTAELAVKLGPDYAQFTALTPYPGTPLWDFAVKNNLIVDTNWEHYTTVRPVIRGFNFTAEQLGRALIYAYRKFYLRLGFMWQEVRAGRFGDLVSVITRETLSAFGDALGRVFEPLRWGGGERD, from the coding sequence TTGCTGGCCCTGCCCCCAGATGTTCACAACCTGGAGATCTACAAGGTAACAGGTATGAGGGCCCCTCCCCTGGGGCTGGCATACATAGCGTCAGTCCTCGAGCAGGCTGGCCACAAGGTCAAGATAGTTGACAGCCCGACCAGGAGGCTCGACCTGAAGTCGTGGATGGCCGAGGTCAAGTCGTTTGACCCGGACATAGTTGGGGTCTCCATGATGACCCCGCTGGCCCCCAAGGGCTACCTCGCGGCAAAGGAGCTGAGGAGGGAGATGCCCGACGTCACCCTAGTGGCCGGGGGCACCCACGCGACCTACATGTATGACGAGGCCCTTGACGCCGGCTATGACTTCGTCGTCAGGGGCGAGGGCGAGTTCACTATGCTTGAGCTGACGGATACGCTCGAGAAGAGGGGGAGGGACTACGAGGCCCTGAAGGCGATCAAGGGCCTCGTCTTCAGGGAGCAGGGCAGGACCGTAGTAACGCCTGACAGGCCCTTCATAGAGGACCTCGACAAGCTGCCGTGGCCTGACAGGGAGCTCCTGGACATGGACAAGTACACGCTTTTCGATAAGCCCATTAGGATAGCCCACGTCATGGCAAGCAGGGGCTGCCCTTATGGCTGCATGTACTGCATAACCAGCTACTACTGGGGCAGGAGGTACAGGTACAGGTCCGCCAAGGGCGTGGCCGACGAGATAGAGTACCTCGTTAACAAGTACGGGACGAAGCAGATAGTGTTCACTGACGACGAGTTCACGGCTAACTGGAAGTTCGTGAGGGACTTCGTGAACGAGATAAGGACGAGGGGGCTTGACATCAAGTTCTCCTGCGGCGCCAGGGTCGACCACATGAGCAAGGACATAATGAAGCTGCTATACGACAACGGCTGCAACGCCCTCTACTTCGGCGTCGAGTCAGCCAGCCAGGAGACGCTGAACAGGATAGGGAAGAAGATAACCCTGGAGCAGGCCAGGAGGGTGTTCCAGTGGAAGAAGGAGCTCAAGGGCTTCGCCACAGGCTCCTTCATCCTTGGATTCCCCTGGGAGACTGTTGACGACATGAAGCAGACCGCTGAGCTCGCCGTGAAGCTAGGCCCCGACTACGCCCAGTTCACGGCACTGACGCCTTACCCTGGCACCCCGCTATGGGACTTCGCAGTTAAGAACAACCTGATAGTTGACACTAACTGGGAGCACTACACCACCGTGAGGCCTGTCATAAGGGGCTTCAACTTCACGGCCGAGCAGCTGGGCAGGGCCCTGATTTACGCCTACAGGAAGTTCTACCTGAGGCTCGGCTTCATGTGGCAGGAGGTGAGGGCCGGGAGGTTCGGTGACCTGGTCTCGGTGATCACCAGGGAGACCCTCTCGGCGTTTGGCGACGCGCTTGGGCGCGTCTTTGAGCCCCTGAGGTGGGGAGGGGGTGAGAGGGATTGA
- a CDS encoding cyclase family protein, whose translation MGLSLGRVVDLTCDLFNGMPTYPGDPPFKHEFVMRGSRPGEVTLSRLEAGSHSGTHVDAPLHFIPGGGSVDSIEPSRLIAGADVVDLSNKRPGEPITRRDLEGKVRKGRAAVLYTGFSSMRGSELYLYAWPYLDRGAADYLAEVKVSAVVTEGMSVAGWAGAEGFPWKPTVSPDDVSYVHARLLSSGVIIVEGACNLKELVGCNNVTLVIAPLRVRGAEGAMARVLALC comes from the coding sequence TTGGGACTCAGCCTCGGTAGGGTCGTTGACCTGACGTGCGACCTCTTCAACGGCATGCCAACCTACCCAGGCGACCCACCGTTTAAGCACGAGTTCGTGATGAGGGGCTCGAGGCCCGGCGAGGTGACGCTCTCAAGGCTTGAGGCGGGCTCCCACTCAGGCACGCACGTTGACGCCCCTCTTCACTTCATACCTGGAGGGGGGTCCGTTGACTCAATAGAGCCCTCGAGGCTCATAGCAGGGGCGGACGTTGTGGACCTCAGCAACAAGAGGCCAGGGGAACCGATAACGAGGCGCGACCTCGAAGGCAAGGTTAGGAAGGGGAGGGCGGCGGTCCTCTACACGGGCTTCTCGTCAATGAGGGGCTCAGAGCTCTACCTCTACGCCTGGCCCTACCTTGACAGGGGCGCCGCGGACTACCTCGCTGAGGTCAAAGTGAGCGCGGTTGTAACTGAGGGAATGAGCGTGGCCGGCTGGGCTGGGGCCGAGGGCTTCCCGTGGAAGCCAACGGTGAGCCCTGACGACGTGTCATACGTTCACGCCAGGCTGCTCTCCTCAGGCGTCATAATAGTTGAGGGCGCCTGCAACCTTAAGGAGCTGGTAGGCTGCAACAACGTGACCCTCGTCATAGCTCCGCTCAGGGTGAGGGGCGCAGAGGGAGCCATGGCCAGGGTGCTGGCGCTCTGCTGA